One genomic window of Triplophysa rosa linkage group LG11, Trosa_1v2, whole genome shotgun sequence includes the following:
- the si:dkeyp-72e1.6 gene encoding transmembrane protein 238-like: protein MEAAPGGLGRCSCAFWLAVVFDVLGLIILLLGVFGNLFFYDFLIYAGAIIIFLSLIWWVFWYTGNIEVAPEELEDDVGLLKKGRGLAGVVRRFSSRLSNGIRNSLRRNGVTRGQGAAPGQAKPRREGGRQVPVVLAMTSHDNVTSVSATVSGETLRAESQAI from the coding sequence ATGGAGGCAGCGCCCGGTGGTCTCGGGCGATGTTCGTGCGCGTTCTGGCTCGCTGTGGTTTTTGACGTTCTCGGTCTCATCATATTATTGCTGGGCGTGTTTGGCAATTTGTTTTTCTACGATTTTCTTATATATGCAGGCGCcatcatcatttttttgagtcTCATTTGGTGGGTGTTCTGGTACACGGGTAACATCGAGGTTGCCCCGGAGGAGCTCGAGGATGATGTGGGTTTGTTGAAGAAGGGCAGAGGTTTGGCAGGAGTCGTCAGGAGGTTTTCCAGTCGCCTCTCGAACGGAATAAGGAACTCTTTAAGGAGAAATGGAGTGACCCGAGGTCAAGGTGCAGCGCCCGGTCAGGCCAAGCCCAGAAGAGAAGGTGGTCGTCAAGTACCAGTGGTGTTAGCAATGACCTCCCATGATAATGTGACCAGTGTGTCTGCAACAGTGAGTGGAGAAACCCTCAGAGCAGAATCACAGGCCATATGA
- the mpv17l gene encoding LOW QUALITY PROTEIN: mpv17-like protein (The sequence of the model RefSeq protein was modified relative to this genomic sequence to represent the inferred CDS: deleted 1 base in 1 codon): MRKSFFKRGKVVPWITNVTLYGCLFAGGDFAHQCFAQRDEIDWRHTRNVAIVALGFQGNFNYFWLRALERRFPGRSAGMIFRKLLLDQTFASPLATSVFYTGVSFLEGKEDIFADWREKFFNTYKTGLMYWPFMQFLNFVLMPLYLRTAFMGCSAFLWATFLCFSHQSGDGTAAVALAWVMAPKKALLARSSGEEK; encoded by the exons ATGAGAAAGTCTTTCTTTAAACGAGGGAAGGTGGTTCCTTGGATAACTAATGTCACGCTATACGGATGCTTGTTTGCGGGTGGGGATTTTGCGCATCAGTGTTTTGCGCAAAGGGATGAGATTGACTGGAGGCACACGAGAAACGTGGCTATAGTGGCCCTCGGTTTCCAAGGTAACTTCAATTACTTCTGGTTACGGGCCTTGGAACGTCGTTTCCCGGGAAGATCGGCTGGCATGATCTTCCGCAAATTGCTTTTGGATCAAACTTTTGCATCACCTTTGGCGACCAGTGTCTTCTACACAG gtgTGAGTTTCTTAGAAGGCAAGGAGGACATATTTGCAGACTGGCgagaaaag ttttttaacaCATACAAG acTGGACTAATGTATTGGCCATTCATGCAG tttctgaATTTTGTTTTGATGCCCCTATATCTGAGAACAGCATTCATGGGCTGTTCAGCATTCCTGTGGGCTACATTCTTATGTTTCTCACATCAGAGTGGAGATGGAACAGCAGCAGTGGCTTTAGCCTGGGTCATGGCCCCCAAAAAAGCACTTCTAGCTCGCAGTTCTGGTGAGGAGAAATAA